The following are encoded together in the Phragmites australis chromosome 19, lpPhrAust1.1, whole genome shotgun sequence genome:
- the LOC133900278 gene encoding uncharacterized protein LOC133900278 — protein sequence MAANDEDLASSSLVPAPDDEYSDCDLLKVEVEDEYEKEKAIANNETIAHTVHEAELISEVEGTVEAIISDKAIAHLLTEEVEMSGDSDTDDGEEEKDEEMGDDSNTDKEEEEEMGGDSNMIDDDEEKEDEEMDES from the coding sequence ATGGCCGCTAACGACGAGGACCTAGCGTCGTCGTCCTTGGTGCCAGCTCCTGACGATGAATACAGCGATTGTGACCTCttgaaggtggaggtggaggacgaGTATGAGAAGGAGAAAGCGATTGCCAACAACGAGACGATCGCTCATACCGTCCATGAGGCGGAACTCATCAGCGAAGTTGAGGGAACAGTGGAGGCCATCATCAGTGATAAGGCCATCGCACACCTCTTGacagaggaggtggagatgaGCGGCGACTCTGACAccgacgacggcgaggaggagaaggatgaggagatgggtgATGACTCTAACAccgacaaggaggaggaggaggagatgggcggcGACTCTAATATGATCGATGATGACGAGgagaaggaggacgaggagatGGACGAATCATAG